The Litorilinea aerophila genome includes a window with the following:
- a CDS encoding B12-binding domain-containing radical SAM protein, translated as MRVALINPKFRLPIDTRTTPHLGLAYLAAVSERRGDEVVIFDADVERRSVADFVQEFRPHIVGITANTPQVKQAWRTARAIKEVHDCPIVLGGPHVSVLPEESCEKPYVDIVVRGEGEETWIDICNRLEAYLKDQPSYHTEAFMHPENEIFSDCLGITYKTSDGQIHNNPDRPPIADLDSLPWPAYHLFKMDRYTNLQPATDHVDGARSFSILTSRGCPYRCTFCSQSIMPIKWRSRSPENVLAEWRHLVEDLGAQEIGVLDDSANIRVKRLEELAKLLIEHKLNHVPWIFVNGIRANLASKELLALLKQAGLKRTAFGVETGDPEILKSIDKKVDHDTIRQAFKNAKEVGLETIAFMIIGLPGDTRESMQRTIDFAIELDPMIANFSMMTPYPGTKVYEIVKRQGRFLINDWEDYVFFEQKARYEMGEMTAELVEEMYRRAYRQFYLRPSPIIRRIKKKDFWLNLPRNVRIAMRTFFPKKEKTGLRKAVEAEGAI; from the coding sequence GTGCGTGTCGCATTAATCAATCCAAAATTTCGCCTGCCCATCGACACCCGGACGACGCCTCATCTGGGCCTGGCCTATCTGGCGGCTGTCAGTGAGCGTCGGGGCGACGAGGTGGTGATCTTCGATGCCGACGTGGAGCGCCGGTCCGTGGCCGACTTTGTCCAGGAGTTTCGCCCCCACATTGTCGGCATCACGGCCAACACGCCCCAGGTCAAACAGGCCTGGCGCACGGCACGCGCCATCAAGGAGGTCCACGACTGCCCCATTGTCCTGGGCGGGCCCCACGTGAGCGTCCTGCCTGAGGAGAGCTGCGAGAAGCCCTATGTGGATATCGTGGTGCGGGGCGAAGGCGAGGAGACCTGGATCGATATCTGCAACCGGTTGGAAGCCTACCTCAAGGATCAGCCCTCCTACCACACCGAAGCCTTCATGCACCCGGAGAACGAGATCTTCTCCGACTGCCTGGGGATCACCTACAAGACCAGCGACGGCCAGATCCACAACAACCCGGATCGGCCCCCCATCGCCGACCTGGACAGCCTGCCCTGGCCCGCCTACCATCTCTTTAAGATGGACCGCTACACCAACCTGCAGCCGGCCACCGACCATGTGGACGGCGCCCGCAGTTTCAGCATCCTCACCAGCCGGGGCTGCCCCTACCGCTGCACCTTCTGCAGCCAGAGCATCATGCCCATCAAGTGGCGCAGCCGCAGCCCGGAGAACGTCCTGGCCGAATGGCGCCACCTGGTGGAGGACCTGGGCGCGCAGGAGATCGGCGTCCTGGATGACAGCGCCAACATTCGCGTCAAGCGGCTGGAAGAGCTGGCAAAGCTGCTCATCGAACACAAGCTCAACCACGTCCCCTGGATCTTCGTCAACGGCATCCGGGCCAACCTGGCCAGTAAAGAGCTGCTGGCCCTCTTGAAGCAGGCCGGCCTGAAGCGCACCGCCTTTGGCGTGGAGACGGGCGATCCCGAAATCCTCAAGAGCATCGACAAGAAGGTGGATCACGACACCATCCGCCAGGCCTTCAAGAATGCCAAGGAAGTAGGGCTGGAGACCATCGCTTTCATGATCATCGGGCTGCCGGGCGACACCCGGGAATCCATGCAGCGTACCATCGACTTTGCCATCGAGCTGGATCCGATGATTGCCAACTTCTCCATGATGACGCCCTACCCCGGCACCAAGGTCTACGAGATCGTGAAACGCCAGGGTCGCTTCCTGATCAACGACTGGGAGGACTACGTCTTCTTCGAGCAGAAAGCCCGCTATGAGATGGGCGAGATGACTGCTGAGCTGGTGGAGGAGATGTACCGACGGGCGTATCGCCAGTTCTACCTGCGGCCTTCGCCCATCATCCGCCGCATCAAGAAGAAGGATTTCTGGCTGAACCTGCCCCGCAACGTGCGCATCGCCATGCGGACCTTCTTCCCCAAGAAGGAGAAGACGGGGCTGCGCAAGGCCGTGGAAGCCGAGGGCGCCATCTGA
- a CDS encoding rhodanese-like domain-containing protein has protein sequence MPNPFGVPELTVQEVAEKRRSGVPFLWLDVREPVEWTAARIDDAEILTVPLSELAERQLDALPEALLDREAEIVVFCHHGVRSAQVAAWLRQQGWKRVYNMAGGIDAWAREIDPSVGSY, from the coding sequence ATGCCCAATCCCTTTGGTGTACCCGAACTGACCGTCCAGGAAGTGGCAGAAAAGCGCCGTTCTGGCGTTCCTTTTTTATGGCTGGATGTGCGGGAGCCGGTGGAGTGGACCGCCGCCCGCATTGATGATGCCGAAATTCTGACCGTCCCCCTGAGCGAGCTGGCCGAGCGCCAGTTGGATGCCCTGCCCGAGGCGCTCCTGGATCGGGAGGCGGAGATCGTGGTCTTTTGCCACCACGGCGTGCGCAGTGCTCAGGTGGCAGCCTGGCTCCGCCAGCAGGGCTGGAAGCGGGTCTACAACATGGCCGGCGGCATCGATGCCTGGGCCCGGGAGATCGACCCGTCGGTGGGCAGCTACTGA
- a CDS encoding NifU family protein: MADFVEASPARTASQEATLPSTSDREDSLEARIQAVLDTYRPTLYMDGGDVALLRVDESGIAHIQMLGACIDCPISLLTMKLGIQRLLKEHFPEIKGVNAITDIDISALYNRSPHPSS; encoded by the coding sequence ATGGCAGATTTTGTAGAGGCATCGCCGGCGCGTACGGCATCCCAGGAGGCAACACTTCCGTCCACCTCCGACCGTGAAGACTCCCTGGAAGCGCGTATCCAGGCGGTCCTGGATACCTATCGCCCCACCCTGTACATGGACGGCGGGGATGTGGCGCTCTTGAGGGTGGACGAGAGTGGCATTGCCCACATTCAGATGTTGGGGGCCTGTATCGACTGCCCCATCAGCCTGCTGACCATGAAACTGGGCATTCAGCGGTTGCTCAAGGAACATTTTCCCGAGATTAAGGGCGTGAATGCCATCACCGACATCGACATCTCGGCGCTCTACAACCGCTCGCCCCACCCATCCTCCTGA
- a CDS encoding DUF2203 domain-containing protein: MNARYFTLAEARAILPQVKELMEHIQRARREILRLRPDAWPVLQKAATNGGSRAASDLYQEFCQLEKGVKGIMNLGVLVKDIDQGLVDFLGKRAGREIYLCWHYGEEDILYWHDLNAGYAGRRPIDDLVS, from the coding sequence ATGAATGCACGATACTTTACCCTGGCCGAGGCCCGGGCCATTCTGCCCCAGGTGAAAGAGTTGATGGAGCACATCCAGCGCGCCCGGCGCGAGATTTTGCGCCTGCGCCCTGATGCCTGGCCCGTGCTGCAGAAGGCTGCCACCAATGGCGGCAGCCGGGCCGCCAGCGACCTTTACCAGGAGTTCTGCCAGTTGGAGAAGGGCGTCAAAGGCATCATGAACCTGGGCGTGCTGGTCAAGGATATCGACCAGGGGTTGGTGGACTTTTTGGGCAAACGGGCCGGCCGGGAGATTTACCTCTGCTGGCATTATGGGGAAGAGGACATTCTGTACTGGCACGACTTGAACGCTGGCTATGCGGGCCGCCGGCCCATTGACGATCTGGTAAGCTGA
- the erpA gene encoding iron-sulfur cluster insertion protein ErpA, with translation MITLTPAAAEKLASIMEQKGLRETHALRVFVKGGGCGGMQYGMTFDDNIREGDEVYEQHGLRVLVDPTSLFYIDGSNIDYVDNLMGGGFHIENPQAVSACGCGSSFRTARTHTGEAVPEQSCGH, from the coding sequence ATGATTACTCTGACTCCCGCTGCTGCAGAGAAACTGGCCAGCATCATGGAGCAAAAGGGGCTGCGCGAGACCCACGCCCTGCGTGTCTTCGTCAAGGGCGGTGGCTGCGGAGGCATGCAGTACGGCATGACCTTCGATGACAACATCCGGGAAGGGGATGAGGTCTACGAGCAGCACGGCCTGCGGGTCCTGGTCGATCCCACCAGCCTCTTTTACATCGACGGTTCCAACATTGACTATGTGGACAATTTGATGGGGGGCGGCTTCCACATCGAGAACCCCCAGGCGGTCAGCGCCTGTGGCTGCGGCAGCAGCTTCCGGACAGCCCGCACCCATACCGGCGAGGCTGTGCCCGAACAGAGCTGCGGCCATTAA